A genomic region of Gemmatimonadota bacterium contains the following coding sequences:
- a CDS encoding type II toxin-antitoxin system PemK/MazF family toxin, with translation MIDVRRGDVVLVAFPFVGEGGVGRKRRPAVVVQSDRYNRRRAAVILAAITSTQKQRDLPCKVTVARDSPDGRHAGLRTDSVVDCQTLITLPRRELVARLGSLRPEVLSLIDRAIEDALGLPGPRAQAVPKSPPS, from the coding sequence ATGATTGACGTCCGGCGCGGCGACGTTGTGCTTGTGGCCTTCCCGTTCGTGGGGGAAGGTGGGGTCGGGCGGAAGCGGAGACCTGCCGTGGTCGTGCAGTCGGACCGCTACAACCGGCGCAGGGCGGCGGTGATTCTCGCTGCCATCACGAGCACGCAGAAGCAGCGTGATCTCCCGTGCAAAGTGACGGTCGCGCGCGATAGCCCCGACGGTCGCCACGCGGGACTGCGAACGGACAGCGTGGTAGACTGCCAGACCCTCATCACCCTGCCGCGAAGAGAGCTGGTCGCTCGGCTCGGGAGCCTTCGTCCGGAAGTCCTGAGCCTTATTGATCGTGCTATCGAAGATGCGCTGGGATTGCCCGGTCCGCGTGCCCAAGCTGTTCCGAAGTCCCC